One genomic region from Drosophila busckii strain San Diego stock center, stock number 13000-0081.31 chromosome 3R, ASM1175060v1, whole genome shotgun sequence encodes:
- the LOC108601883 gene encoding CCR4-NOT transcription complex subunit 10 yields MSHHHHHHHEHEDSPTKTQPQDDENYNLLCQAHEEFINCEYDCCLELLQQLEARGENRSSLLTLRNNRAVVNFYKTGCIQHMPLLQELEQLVDTKFEGGHHQEAGVAHLCLKHGGNAITVARYNRAVIYYHRHMYGTALEALTPLVTRLPALERHMTVLVATLQMLLLIATNQLNRAEVFLDYLQYKMNLVGTAPIPNPSGSPEESAVAAAATPAVTPTAALENAVTRVAGPLQVLQLLTLVLNRKPVLVTEDGTPQFAALKAQQYYIMKDFQMAAKQLMRINDESTQAGTVTPQLSTYIANNMGVIHLRVRHYAIAAKFFQNALRFDQQLATNLRQCTLETMGSARSCEIMYNLGLAMLHLRRPKEAFQCFLVPVKQYHSNARLWFRMAEACIMEHETKLLSEEHQSTAGSNSSSTTKPYGAPCSAVPEPTLEFAALCLRSALTLTLQYKTTFRMGGTSEDSTLAPWSQLQDNNFCNPSKPISLESLEVMLASIYAAYSFASLRLGDHVTALEMAKQLLQSERLSDAHKLLGHMYAGEALMLMNKAAEARDHLEPTFVNNLNAMDLETRDWQLKSVEAAQNVVRYNLAVALALQNDHQTAKSLLATLTHPIVNNKALSLRRHIDAELAATSGLN; encoded by the exons atgagccatcatcatcatcaccaccaCGAACACGAGGATTCACCGACAAAAACACAGCCCCAAGATGATGAAAACtataatttgctttgccaGGCACACGAGGAATTCATCAA CTGCGAATACGACTGCTGTTTggaactgctgcagcagctggaagcGCGAGGTGAGAACAGAAGTAGTCTCCTTACTCTGCGCAACAATCGTGCAGTAGTTAACTTCTACAAAACGGGTTGCATCCAACATATGCCGCTGCTACAAGAGCTCGAACAGCTGGTAGACACAAAATTCGAGGGCGGCCATCACCAGGAAGCGGGTGTGGCACATCTATGCCTGAAGCATGGCGGCAACGCTATAACTGTGGCACGCTATAACAGGGCAGTTATTTATTATCATAGGCATATGTATGGCACCGCATTGGAGGCACTAACACCGTTGGTGACGAGGCTGCCGGCGCTTGAGAGGCATATGACAGTGCTAGTGGCTACGttacaaatgctgctgctgatagccACCAATCAGCTAAATCGCGCTGAGGTGTTTTTAGACTACTTGCAGTATAAGATGAACTTGGTGGGCACTGCGCCCATTCCGAATCCAAGCGGTAGTCCAGAGGagtctgctgttgctgctgcagcaacaccagcagtaACACCAACCGCTGCGCTGGAGAACGCAGTAACGCGTGTCGCTGGCCCGTTGCAGGTACTACAATTGCTAACGCTTGTGCTCAATCGGAAGCCCGTGCTGGTTACAGAGGATGGAACGCCGCAATTTGCAGCACTGAAGGCGCAGCAGTATTATATCATGAAGGACTTTCAAATGGCGGCCAAGCAACTAATGCGAATCAATGATGAAAGCACGCAGGCGGG CACTGTTACACCACAACTTAGCACGTATATAGCCAACAACATGGGCGTCATTCATCTGCGTGTGCGTCATTatgcaattgctgctaaaTTCTTTCAGAATGCTTTGCGTTTTGATCAGCAGCTGGCGACAAATTTGCGACAGTGCACGCTGGAAACGATGGGCTCGGCGCGTTCCTGTGAGATTATGTATAATCTGGGCCTTGCCATGCTGCATTTGCGGCGACCCAAGGAGGCATTCCAATGCTTTCTGGTGCCTGTCAAGCAATATCACAGCAATGCTCGTCTATGGTTTCGTATGGCTGAGGCTTGCATCATGGAACATGAGACG AAGCTGCTGAGTGAGGAGCATCAGTCCActgcaggcagcaacagctctaGCACAACCAAGCCATATGG TGCTCCATGCTCTGCTGTGCCAGAGCCCACACTCGAATTTGCCGCGTTGTGCTTGCGCAGCGCGCTCACCCTAACGCTGCAATACAAAACCACATTTCGAATGGGTGGCACGAGCGAGGACTCCACATTGGCACCGTGGTCTCAGCTGCAGGACAATAACTTTTGCAATCCGTCCAAGCCTATAAGCCTGGAATCGCTGGAAGTCATGCTGGCATCCATATATGCAGCATATAGTTTTGCTTCGCTGCGTCTGGGTGATCACGTAACTGCGCTGGAGatggccaagcagctgctgcaaagcgAACGCTTATCTGATGCGCATAA ATTGCTGGGACATATGTATGCTGGCGAGGCGCTTATGCTAATGAACAAAGCCGCTGAGGCACGCGATCACCTGGAGCCTacatttgtaaacaatttaaatgccatgGATTTGGAGACGCGCGATTGGCAACTTAAGTCTGTGGAGGCTGCACAAAATGTTGTCAGATACAATTTGGCGGTCGCCTTGGCTCTGCAGAACGATCATCAGACGGCCAAAAGTCTGCTGGCCACACTCACACATCCTATTGTTAATAACAAAGCGTTAAGCTTGCGTCGCCACATCGACGCCGAATTGGCCGCTACCAGTGGCCTCAATTAG
- the LOC108603766 gene encoding V-type proton ATPase subunit B, with protein sequence MNAQQAQREHVLAVSRDFISQPRLTYKTVSGVNGPLVILDEVKFPKFAEIVQLRLADGTVRSGQVLEVSGSKAVVQVFEGTSGIDAKNTLCEFTGDILRTPVSEDMLGRVFNGSGKPIDKGPPILAEDFLDIQGQPINPWSRIYPEEMIQTGISAIDVMNSIARGQKIPIFSAAGLPHNEIAAQICRQAGLVKLPGKSVLDDHTDNFAIVFAAMGVNMETARFFKQDFEENGSMENVCLFLNLANDPTIERIITPRLALTAAEFLAYQCEKHVLVILTDMSSYAEALREVSAAREEVPGRRGFPGYMYTDLATIYERAGRVEGRNGSITQIPILTMPNDDITHPIPDLTGYITEGQIYVDRQLHNRQIYPPVNVLPSLSRLMKSAIGEGMTRKDHSDVSNQLYACYAIGKDVQAMKAVVGEEALTPDDLLYLEFLTKFEKNFISQGNYENRTVFESLDIGWQLLRIFPKEMLKRIPASILAEFYPRDSRH encoded by the exons ATGAACGCCCAACAAGCACAACGGGAACATGTCCTGGCCGTATCGCGGGATTTTATCTCACAGCCACGCTTGA CCTACAAGACGGTGTCTGGTGTGAACGGTCCTCTGGTTATTCTGGATGAAGTCAAGTTCCCCAAGTTTGCCGAGATCGTGCAGCTGCGTCTGGCCGATGGCACCGTACGCTCTGGCCAGGTGCTGGAAGTGAGCGGCTCCAAGGCCGTCGTCCAGGTATTCGAGGGCACCTCTGGCATTGATGCCAAGAACACGCTATGCGAGTTCACCGGCGATATTCTGCGCACACCTGTGTCGGAGGATATGTTGGGTCGTGTGTTCAACGGCTCCGGCAAGCCCATCGACAAGGGTCCCCCAATTTTGGCTGAGGATTTCTTGGATATCCAGGGTCAGCCCATTAATCCCTGGTCTCGTATCTATCCCGAGGAAATGATCCAGACTGGTATTTCCGCCATTGATGTGATGAACTCCATTGCTCGTGGCCAGAAGATTCCCATCTTCTCGGCTGCTGGTCTGCCACACAACGAAATTGCTGCCCAAATCTGTCGTCAAGCCGGTCTGGTTAAGCTGCCCGGCAAATCGGTGTTGGATGACCATACCGATAACTTTGCCATTGTGTTCGCCGCTATGGGTGTGAACATGGAGACTGCGCGTTTCTTCAAGCAAGATTTCGAGGAGAACGGTTCCATGGAGAACGTGTGCCTGTTCTTGAACTTGGCCAACGATCCCACCATTGAGCGTATCATCACTCCACGTTTGGCTCTAACTGCTGCCGAGTTCTTGGCCTACCAGTGCGAGAAGCACGTGCTGGTCATCTTGACCGACATGTCGTCGTATGCTGAGGCTTTGCGTGAGGTGTCTGCTGCCCGTGAGGAGGTGCCCGGCCGTCGTGGTTTCCCCGGTTACATGTACACCGATTTGGCCACCATCTATGAGCGTGCCGGTCGTGTTGAGGGTCGCAACGGTTCCATCACTCAGATTCCTATTCTGACTATGCCTAACGATGATATTACCCATCCAATTCCCGATTTGACTGGTTATATTACCGAGGGCCAGATCTACGTCGATCGTCAGCTGCACAACAGACAGATCTACCCACCAGTCAATGTGCTGCCATCGCTGTCCCGTTTGATGAAGTCTGCCATTGGTGAGGGCATGACTCGCAAGGATCACTCTGATGTGTCCAATCAGCTGTATGCTTGCTACGCCATCGGCAAGGACGTGCAGGCCATGAAGGCTGTCGTCGGTGAGGAGGCTCTGACGCCTGATGATTTGCTCTACTTGGAATTCTTGACCAAATTCGAAAAGAACTTCATCTCTCAG GGTAACTACGAGAACCGCACTGTCTTCGAATCCTTGGACATTGGCTGGCAGTTGCTGCGTATTTTCCCCAAGGAGATGCTTAAGCGTATTCCGGCCTCCATTTTGGCTGAATTCTATCCTAGGGACTCGCGCCATTAG
- the LOC108603767 gene encoding sorting nexin-12 yields MMVESDGNADATRRLNVKKQTLDDAYAVPANFLEIDVVNPLTTMAAGKKRYTDYEVRMRTNLPVFKVKESSVRRRYSDFEWLRNELERDSKIVVPPLPGKAWKRQMPFRGDEGLFDESFIEERRKGLEAFINKIAGHPLAQNERCLHMFLQENVIDKNYVPGKIRNT; encoded by the exons ATGATGGTTGAGTCCGACGGCAACGCCGACGCTACCCGCCGTCTCAACGTAAAGAAACAAACGCTGGACGATGCGTACGCAGTGCCCGCTAATTTCCTCGAAATCGATGTCGTTAATCCGCTGACCACAATGGCAGCGGGAAAGAAACGCTACACGGATTATGAAGTGCGCATGAGG ACCAACTTGCCGGTGTTCAAAGTGAAGGAGTCGAGTGTGCGACGACGTTACAGCGACTTTGAGTGGCTGAGAAATGAGCTCGAGCGTGACAGCAAA ATTGTAGTGCCGCCGCTGCCTGGCAAGGCCTGGAAGCGACAAATGCCCTTCCGCGGCGATGAGGGTCTCTTCGATGAGAGCTTCATTGAGGAGCGACGCAAGGGTCTCGAAGCGTTTATCAACAAGATAGCCGGACATCCGCTAGCCCAGAACGAACGCTGTCTGCACATGTTTCTGCAGGAGAATGTCATCGACAAGAACTATGTGCCCGGCAAGATACGCAATACATAA
- the LOC108602054 gene encoding lipase 3, whose protein sequence is MRLGLDFVMLALLLLLRQLTVTTARQSREIIITDAVRRIQHDGYNVEQHAVITKDGYILTLHRIPQLGQQGSVLRRPVVFLLSGLYASSDVWLLNGREDSLAYLLWRAGYDVWLGNNRGNIYCRHNLWFNTTARDFWNFSWHEMSVYDMPAQVDYILHQTGVARMHFVGISQGGTVFLVLNSMLPQYNAVFKTATLLAPVAYVSNTQSGLAKIFGPILGTRNYVSKMLEGIEMFSTNKFFKKFLSMTCLEHEQPAVCVTRLWPSVGYDTRYLNKTLLPDLMANFPAGGSVKQLMHYFQGYVSTKFRQYDHGPERNWLHYQQLEPPEYALEKVSTPITIFFAENDYIVAPADIWRLVARLRNVEAVYKVPWKRWNHFDFICGLGVREYIFDKIVLSMNRYEQRRRR, encoded by the exons ATGCGATTGGGCCTGGATTTCGTCATgctggcattgctgctgctgttgcgccaACTAACAGTGACTACTGCACGCCAATCGCGCGAAATTATTATAACTGATGCG GTGCGTCGCATACAGCATGACGGCTACAATGTGGAGCAGCATGCAGTGATAACCAAGGATGGTTACATATTGACGCTGCATCGCATACCGCAGCTGGGGCAGCAGGGCAGCGTTTTGCGTCGCCCCGTTGTCTTTTTGCTCTCCGGTCTCTATGCCTCATCGGATGT CTGGCTGCTTAACGGACGCGAGGATTCGTTGGCGTATCTGCTCTGGCGCGCCGGCTACGACGTCTGGCTGGGAAACAATCGCGGGAACATCTACTGCCGCCACAATCTATGGTTTAATACGACGGCGCGTGATTTCTGGAACTTTAGCTGGCATGAGATGAGCGTCTACGATATGCCCGCCCAAGTGGACTATATACTGCATCAAACGGGCGTGGCACGCATGCACTTTGTGGGCATCTCCCAAGGTGGCACCGTCTTCCTAGTGCTCAACTCCATGTTGCCGCAGTACAATGCTGTCTTCAAGACGGCCACGCTGCTGGCGCCTGTCGCTTATGTTAGCAATACGCAAAGTGGCTTGGCCAAAATATTTGGTCCCATTTTGGGCACACGCAACTATGTATCCAAAATGCTGGAGGGCATTGAAATGTTCTCCACCAACAAGTTCTTTAAAAAGTTTCTATCGATGACTTGCTTGGAGCATGAGCAGCCAGCAGTGTGTGTCACACGCTTGTGGCCCTCGGTGGGCTATGATACTCGTTATCTGAACAAGACGCTGCTGCCGGACTTGATGGCCAATTTTCCCGCTGGCGGCTCGGTTAAGCAGCTCATGCACTACTTTCAAGGCTATGTGTCCACCAAATTCAGACAATACGACCATGGACCGGAGCGAAATTGGTTGCACTATCAGCAGCTGGAGCCGCCGGAATATGCACTGGAGAAGGTCAGCACGCCCATTACCATATTCTTTGCGGAAAATGATTATATTGTAGCGCCGGCGGATATTTGGCGCTTGGTTGCGCGTCTGCGCAATGTTGAAGCTGTCTACAAAGTGCCCTGGAAGCGTTGGAATcactttgattttatttgtggACTCGGCGTGCGTGAATATATCTTTGATAAAATTGTATTGTCGATGAATCGTTACGAGCAAAGGCGTCGTCGATAA
- the LOC108602561 gene encoding lipase 3, translating to IKNTITKIKDSKLTEVGSKLKGPKLNSIGILKSHNYTTETHTVTTSDGFILTMFRIPPREPKENAPIVFMQHGMTATSDIYLLNGPNNGLAYMLADVGYDVWLGNARGTRYGRRHTKLSPKMKEFWQFSWHEIGTIDVPESIDHVLKLTGQDAVHYVGHSQGGSTYLVMISMKPEYNQKMKTVSLLAPAVYMKGLKLPKVLTTYLTARGDAEFMPSRTLLKTIEPLLCDVNNKVCSKLYFLTGRDSDATNRTILPLLLATHPGGASTRQPLHYWQLSKSDNFAQFDFGEAENQKRYGQEKPPEYKLSNINKKAWISIFYGKNDERVSKSSIMRLQKQLHRPIMNEMPKGWNHLDFVIANDVKEHVNIPIIQKANGYENRHKGRKNKKKKKEVANNTETES from the exons ataaaaaatacaattactaaaataaaagataGTAAATTAACTGAAGTGGGTAGTAAACTTAAAGGTCCTAAACTAAATTCG ATCGGCATTCTTAAGTCGCACAATTATACAACGGAAACTCATACGGTTACCACTAGTGATGGCTTTATACTGACCATGTTCCGTATACCGCCGAGGGAGCCAAAGGAGAACGCACCCATTGTCTTTATGCAGCACGGAATGACGGCCACGTCGgatatttatttgctcaacGGTCCCAATAATGGCTTAGCCTATATGCTAGCTGATGTGGGCTATGATGTGTGGCTGGGCAATGCGCGAGGCACTCGATATGGTCGAAGACACACAAAGCTCAGTCCCAAAATGAAGGAATTTTGGCAGTTTAGCTGGCATGAGATTGGCACCATTGATGTGCCTGAATCTATAGATCATGTGTTGAAGCTTACCGGTCAGGATGCTGTGCATTATGTGGGGCACTCACAAGGTGGATCCACCTATTTAGTAATGATTTCCATGAAGCCAGAGTACAATCAGAAAATGAAGACGGTGTCACTGCTTGCTCCTGCCGTCTACATGAAAGGTCTAAAACTACCCAAAGTCTTGACTACTTACCTAACTGCACGTGGCGATGCGGAGTTCATGCCATCGAGAACCTTATTGAAGACGATAGAGCCGCTACTATGCGATGTGAATAATAAGGTGTGCTCCAAACTTTATTTCTTGACGGGTCGTGATTCGGATGCAACCAATCGT ACTATATTGCCTTTGTTGCTGGCCACACATCCAGGTGGCGCATCCACCAGACAACCACTTCACTATTGGCAACTGTCCAAATCGGATAACTTTGCGCAGTTCGACTTTGGCGAAGCGGAAAACCAAAAACGTTATGGACAAGAAAAGCCACCCGAGtataaattatcaaatattaataagaagGCATGGATCAGCATATTCTATGGCAAGAATGATGAAAGGGTTTCCAAGAGTAGTATAATGAGACTGCAGAAACAATTGCATCGTCCAATTATGAATGAAATGCCAAAGGGCTGGAATCATCTGGATTTTGTGATAGCCAATGATGTTAAAGAACATGTTAATATACCCATAATACAAAAAGCCAATGGGTATGAGAACAGGCATAAAGGAAgaaaaaataagaagaagaagaaagagGTTGCAAATAATACTGAAACCGAATCGTAG